A single region of the Theileria annulata chromosome 4, complete sequence, *** SEQUENCING IN PROGRESS *** genome encodes:
- a CDS encoding vacuolar protein sorting/secretion protein, putative (Tap579b07.q1c.cand.121 - score = 43.18;~SMART pfam:Sec1 (PF00995) at aa 95-757, E()=1.70e-06), which translates to MILLEQVSLDSKNNFYRTFIDIIASINKYEEYKNSRTSTVTFKSENPTHSNEISPSNSLNEYDPINGDKKQDDSITLSISENNITLICSDDVYDMLNVLFNDSILELGFLSFNRIEDGIARQSKGIAEDYNVSKVNEVFVIRPTFRDSQRLATLLQTRHTNVIRVVCLPEICELYPEVLSNLLGKNYTVCKYGSNTPYTNNLVELFECPIHMVPVDGILSMFMPNSFSDFYLNGDPTTAWFFAKALDYLQRRHLGGSILNVTGVGTLSKYVIELMLKNRRDLAANMIVEGMDKIQNEKCFIPIKLLQYYHDNMLTDVSNFNIYESKKVNKLNDLDSRILLTNSASFKSSIIIDRKVDLITPMCTNFTYEGLLDSVFGLKCNTVNVDSQALDGKLVSSLDLVVDFQKSKQKNNFNKKPVSLKSKLYEEIRWLDFSKVGSYLHEKALRVKKGYEGGGMQTIGEMGEFVKKFKSLQQEHVTLSTHVNIMGYLNSFVKSERFHLVQNIEDCILQGSTDGNKDDSKLANISKLWTKKSGDPFIAQILELIFWNIQVFTIFRLLILLSQTMDGLKQSDFDTIKKAIIYQYGFQYLKTIQNFIKSGLIKINNVVDSSRWQKIYGKFNLLVDSELSKSDCSGIFGGYAPLSIRIVQLLSVSNDSAPLSSEFGLLNCQIVSTKQKPVTSNSHSNLNRLSKDSRKSSLNDSLSSEYIDDPTEHCLICYIGGITIGEVASVSLINSFNKSKFVVLTTDIVNSIKLTNM; encoded by the coding sequence atgattcTTCTAGAACAAGTGTCATTAGActcaaaaaataatttttatagaaCTTTCATTGATATTATCGCATccataaataaatatgaagaaTACAAAAACTCTAGGACCTCTACAGTGACATTTAAATCAGAAAATCCAACACATTCAAATGAAATTAGTCCGTCGAATTCTTTAAATGAATACGATCCAATAAATGGTGATAAAAAGCAGGACGACTCCATCACACTCAGCATTAGCGAGAACAATATAACCTTGATTTGTTCGGACGATGTATACGATATGCTTAACGTTCTGTTTAATGACTCCATTTTGGAGTTGGGATTCCTCAGTTTCAACCGGATCGAAGATGGTATCGCAAGACAATCAAAAGGAATAGCAGAAGATTATAACGTAAGTAAAGTGAATGAAGTTTTCGTAATCCGTCCAACATTTAGAGACTCTCAGAGATTGGCAACACTTCTTCAAACGAGACACACGAATGTGATAAGAGTTGTATGCCTGCCTGAGATTTGTGAATTGTACCCGGAGGTTTTGTCAAACCTCTTGGGCAAAAACTATACAGTTTGTAAATATGGGTCAAACACGCCTTACACAAATAACTTGGtagaattatttgaatGTCCTATACACATGGTCCCTGTAGATGGCATTTTATCGATGTTCATGCCAAATTCTTTCAGCGACTTTTATCTAAACGGAGACCCAACGACAGCGTGGTTCTTTGCAAAGGCACTGGATTATTTACAGAGAAGACACCTAGGAGGATCAATACTGAATGTAACAGGAGTAGGAACATTGTCGAAGTACGTTATTGAGCTCATGCTGAAGAACCGGAGGGATTTAGCAGCAAACATGATAGTTGAAGGTATGGATAAAATACAGAACGAAAAGTGTTTCATTCCAATCAAACTATTGCAATATTACCATGATAATATGTTAACTGATGTTAGTAATTTCAACATTTACGAGTCCAAAAAGGTTAATAAACTTAACGATTTGGATTCTAGGATCCTACTGACCAACTCAGCAAGTTTCAAATCatcaataataattgaCAGGAAAGTGGACTTGATAACACCAATGTGCACGAATTTCACATATGAAGGGCTACTGGACTCAGTTTTTGGCCTGAAATGTAACACCGTGAATGTGGACTCTCAAGCTCTCGACGGAAAGCTGGTAAGTTCATTGGACTTGGTGGTTGATTTTCAAAAAAGTAAACAgaagaataattttaataaaaaaccAGTTTCATTAAAGTCAAAATTGTACGAAGAGATAAGGTGGCTGGATTTCTCCAAAGTTGGATCATACCTACATGAAAAAGCACTAAGGGTAAAGAAAGGCTATGAAGGGGGAGGGATGCAAACGATTGGAGAAATGGGagaatttgtaaaaaagTTCAAGTCGCTCCAACAAGAACATGTTACACTTTCAACACATGTTAACATCATGGGTTACTTGAACTCTTTCGTAAAGTCTGAACGATTTCATCTTGTTCAAAACATTGAAGATTGTATTCTACAAGGGAGCACTGACGGGAACAAAGATGATTCAAAATTGGCCAACATTTCAAAATTATGGACGAAGAAGTCAGGTGATCCATTTATAGCTCAAATTTTGGAACTTATTTTCTGGAACATACAAGTATTCACGATATTTAGGCTACTCATTCTATTAAGTCAAACCATGGATGGTCTTAAGCAGTCGGATTTCGACACAATCAAGAAGGccataatttatcaatatgGCTTTCAGTACCTTAAAACAATCCAGAACTTTATCAAGTCAGGCctcattaaaattaacaatgtTGTTGACAGTTCTAGGTGGCAGAAGATATACGGGAAGTTCAACCTCTTGGTGGATTCTGAATTGTCAAAGTCCGATTGTTCTGGTATCTTTGGAGGCTATGCCCCTCTAAGCATAAGAATCGTGCAGTTGCTTAGCGTTTCAAACGACTCTGCTCCCCTAAGTTCTGAGTTTGGGCTTCTAAATTGTCAAATAGTTTCAACTAAACAAAAACCTGTAACATCTAATTCTCATTCCAACTTAAACCGCCTCTCAAAAGATAGTAGAAAATCGTCTCTCAACGACAGCCTATCCAGTGAGTACATTGATGACCCTACTGAACACTGCTTAATCTGTTATATTGGTGGGATAACAATTGGCGAAGTAGCCTCAGTTTCTCTAATAAATTCGTTCAACAAGTCAAAATTCGTTGTCCTTACGACTGACATCGTCAACTCAATTAAACTAACTAACATGtaa
- a CDS encoding uncharacterized protein (Tap579b07.q1c.cand.120 - score = 24.78;~Signal peptide predicted for TA10755 by SignalP 2.0 HMM (Signal peptide probability 0.813, signal anchor probability 0.000) with cleavage site probability 0.804 between residues 22 and 23): protein MNSSTYLYILILVKIFIPQIHAINPFGVNPTPLSTIFPHRTDLPRRLLTALKSYDHSDNTSSSHICSKFPGWTHTTLAWEDKLAPYRLTLCSKEFGGGGNCMFYSIAGALKEAGYKISFFNFDREDMPLHVRQSILKMNLNKEKFLTMPEVRILASIAFVGLDPTIPGAESYLDVEELKTKLKNTSVALGDAADIQWNPKHWLQMLESKAMDPLQVAKTVFKQISSFAPVYTWGSGDDLYGLAEIMNVDFILFHKTNQVIQHVRSSARAPVCTLLLYYHTMIHFQCAGIVEWVFNSLQYKLFTVYNKFEISDRLYDLIFNQQHFLLTISIGESKYMIPSSFVTVEYSSIQNYDIKKLTDHAIKGIQLRMLSSLEESDKNNE, encoded by the exons atgaattcatcaacatatttatacatattaattttagttaaaatttttatccCACAAATTCATG cGATTAATCCATTCGGAGTAAACCCAACTCCTCTTTCAACAATATTTCCTCATCGCACTGACCTTCCACGAAGATTATTAACCGCACTTAAATCATATGATCATAGTGATAACACATCATCCAGTCATATTTGTTCTAAATTTCCAGGATGGACTCACACAACTCTAGCTTGGGAGGATAAATTAGCTCCCTACAGGCTCACGTTATGTTCAAAG GAATTTGGTGGTGGAGGGAACTGTATGTTCTATTCAATAGCTGGAGCTCTAAAAGAAGCTGGATACAAAATCAGTTTTTTCAACTTTGATAGAGAAGATATGCCATTACATGTACGACAGTCGATATTAAAGatgaatttaaacaaaGAAAAGTTTTTAACTATGCCTGAAGTCAGGATTCTTGCTTCAATAGCGTTTGTTGGACTAGATCCTACAATACCAGGTGCTGAATCATATCTCGATGTAGAAGAGTTGAAAACAAAACTCAAAAACACATCTGTTGCATTGGGTGATGCAGCTGATATACAGTGGAACCCTAAACACTGGCTTCAAATGTTAGAGAGCAAAGCTATGGATCCTCTTCAGGTTGCTAAGACTGTTTTTAAGCAAATTTCTTCCTTCGCTCCCGTTTATACTTGGGGTTCTGGAGATGATCTTTATGGTTTGGCTGAAATAATGAATGTGGATTTTATCCTTTTCCATAAGACCAACCAAGTAATACAACACGTTAGGAGTAGCGCTAGGGCTCCGGTATGTACATTACTCCTCTATTACCATACTATGATTCACTTCCAATGCGCTGGAATCGTTGAATGGGTATTCAATTCTCTCCAATACAAACTATTCACtgtttataataaatttgaaataagTGACAGATTATATGATTTGATCTTTAATCAACAACA TTTCTTGTTAACTATTTCTATAGGCGAGTCGAAATATATGATTCCATCCTCATTTGTTACAGTTGAATACTCGTCTATTCAGAATTATGATATAAAGAAGCTAACCGATCATGCTATCAAAGGAATCCAGCTTAGGATGCTTAGTTCTCTCGAAGAATCCGATAAAAACAACGAGTGA